The Hypanus sabinus isolate sHypSab1 chromosome 1, sHypSab1.hap1, whole genome shotgun sequence genome contains a region encoding:
- the LOC132391754 gene encoding beta-microseminoprotein-like produces the protein MKLLLCIALLLLAAQLSESFCALNQRTPLDGSSLSEQPCIDPLDGASYPVGETWIDAGCMRCTCGVNTIECCTTYVRPVGYSEDCEAKFNCRECRYRVYRKDNPAIECEFSGAVGK, from the exons ATG AAACTCCTACTGTGTATCGCTCTGCTGCTGCTCGCTGCTCAGCTGTCGGAATCCTTTTGCGCTTTGAATCAACGGACACCACTGGATG GGTCGAGTTTATCGGAGCAGCCCTGCATTGACCCACTCGACGGGGCGTCGTACCCAGTAGGAGAAACATGGATAGACGCCGGTTGCATGAGATGCACCTGCGGTGTTAATACTATTGAATGCTGTACGAC GTACGTCAGACCAGTTGGCTACTCCGAAGATTGTGAGGCAAAGTTCAATTGCCGAGAGTGTCGGTATCGAGTCTACCGGAAGGACAACCCGGCTATTGAATGTGAATTCAGCGGAGCTGTTGGAAAATGA